Proteins co-encoded in one Actinobacillus succinogenes 130Z genomic window:
- a CDS encoding adenylosuccinate synthase, producing the protein MGKSVVVLGAQWGDEGKGKIVDLLTDRVKYVVRYQGGHNAGHTLIINGEKTVLRLIPSGILHNNVTCLIGNGVVLSPSALMQEMGELESRGINVRERLLISEACPLIMPYHVAMDHAREAALGNNKIGTTGRGIGPAYEDKVARRGLRVSDLFNKEKFAAKLKNVLDYYNFQLVQYYKAEPVDYQKTLDDVMAIADIILGMVADISTILDTARKNGDNILFEGAQGAMLDIDHGTYPFVTSSNTTAGGVATGAGFGPRNIDYVLGIIKAYCTRVGGGPFTTELFDETGAEIARKGNEFGAVTGRPRRCGWFDAVAIRRAIQVNSISGFCMTKLDVLDGFDEVKICVGYKLPSGEVVDYAPLSAKDWEGVEPVYESMPGWKENTFGVTDYNKLPAAVHNYVKRIEQVTGVPVAILSTGPDRVETMILQDPFKQ; encoded by the coding sequence ATGGGTAAAAGTGTGGTAGTCCTCGGCGCTCAATGGGGCGACGAAGGCAAAGGAAAAATCGTTGATTTATTAACCGATCGGGTCAAATATGTCGTGCGTTACCAAGGGGGTCACAATGCGGGGCACACCTTAATTATTAACGGTGAAAAAACCGTATTACGTTTGATTCCGAGCGGTATTCTGCACAACAACGTCACTTGTTTGATCGGTAACGGCGTGGTGCTATCCCCGTCCGCTTTAATGCAGGAAATGGGTGAATTGGAAAGCCGTGGTATTAACGTACGCGAACGTCTGCTGATCTCCGAAGCCTGCCCGCTAATTATGCCTTATCACGTTGCCATGGATCACGCTCGTGAAGCCGCGCTGGGTAACAACAAAATCGGTACCACCGGTCGCGGTATCGGTCCGGCTTACGAAGATAAAGTCGCCCGCCGCGGTTTGCGCGTCAGCGATTTATTCAACAAAGAAAAATTTGCGGCGAAATTAAAAAACGTACTGGATTATTACAATTTTCAATTAGTTCAGTACTACAAAGCCGAACCTGTGGACTATCAAAAAACCTTAGATGATGTGATGGCGATCGCCGATATTATTTTAGGTATGGTCGCCGATATCAGCACGATTTTAGATACCGCCCGTAAAAACGGCGACAACATCCTATTCGAAGGTGCACAAGGTGCCATGCTGGATATCGACCACGGAACCTATCCGTTCGTCACCAGTTCCAACACCACCGCCGGCGGTGTGGCGACCGGGGCGGGATTCGGTCCGCGCAATATCGATTATGTGCTGGGTATTATTAAAGCTTACTGTACCCGTGTGGGCGGAGGTCCGTTCACAACGGAATTATTTGATGAAACAGGGGCTGAAATCGCCCGTAAAGGTAATGAATTCGGTGCGGTAACAGGTCGTCCCCGTCGTTGCGGTTGGTTTGACGCGGTCGCCATCCGTCGTGCAATCCAAGTCAATTCGATTTCCGGTTTCTGCATGACCAAATTAGACGTATTGGACGGCTTTGACGAAGTGAAAATCTGTGTCGGCTATAAATTACCGAGCGGCGAAGTGGTGGATTACGCTCCGCTTTCCGCTAAAGACTGGGAAGGCGTAGAACCCGTGTATGAAAGCATGCCGGGCTGGAAAGAAAACACTTTTGGCGTCACCGATTACAATAAATTGCCGGCGGCGGTTCACAATTATGTGAAACGTATCGAACAAGTCACCGGTGTGCCGGTAGCGATTCTTTCCACCGGTCCGGACCGGGTGGAAACCATGATTCTGCAAGATCCGTTTAAACAATAA
- the metG gene encoding methionine--tRNA ligase yields the protein MSKANRQILVTCALPYANGPIHLGHMLEHIQADIWVRFQRMRGHEIYFVCADDAHGTPIMLKADQMGIAPEQLIADVQKSHYADFCGFNISFDNYHSTHSEENREFSEMIYNRLKENGFIKTRAISQLFDPEKSMFLPDRFVKGTCPKCKAEDQYGDNCEVCSATYSPTELIAPRSVVSGATPIIKESEHFFFDLPSFEAMLKQWNRSGALQSEVANKMQEWFDAGLQQWDISRDAPYFGFKIPGTENKYFYVWLDAPIGYMASFKNLCNRQNIDFDRFWNKDSQAELYHFIGKDIMYFHSLFWPAMLEGADLRKPSNIFVHGYVTVNGEKMSKSRGTFIQAATYLKHLDPECLRYYYAAKLSNRIDDLDLNLEDFVQRVNTDLVNKLVNLASRNAGFIQKRFAGKLADKLDDEALFNEFIAQSAQIAAYYENREFGKAVREIMALTDKANKYVDEKAPWVIAKEQGRETELQRVCSMGIQLFRVLMGYLKPVLPKLAERSEAFLQAELTWDNLTQPLLDHEIAPFKALFSRVDSKQIEAMIEASKAENAAVNSSPKAEKTAKKTTALESEFEPLEAEISIDDFAKMDLRVAKVISCEAVPESKKLLKFQLDLGFETRQVLSGIKAAYGNPEELMGRFVIMVANLAPRKMKFGMSEGMILSAGSGGEDLFLLDVDAGVKAGSRVK from the coding sequence ATGTCAAAAGCAAACCGTCAAATTCTTGTTACGTGTGCGTTGCCGTATGCAAACGGTCCGATTCATTTAGGTCATATGCTTGAACATATTCAGGCGGATATTTGGGTACGCTTTCAACGTATGCGCGGTCATGAAATCTATTTTGTGTGTGCCGATGATGCACACGGCACGCCGATTATGCTGAAAGCCGATCAAATGGGCATTGCGCCGGAACAATTGATTGCCGACGTCCAAAAAAGCCATTATGCGGATTTTTGCGGCTTTAACATCAGTTTCGATAACTACCATTCCACGCACAGCGAAGAAAACCGTGAATTTTCCGAAATGATTTATAATCGATTGAAAGAAAACGGTTTTATTAAAACCCGTGCCATCTCCCAGCTGTTTGACCCGGAAAAATCCATGTTTCTGCCTGATCGTTTCGTGAAAGGTACTTGTCCGAAATGTAAAGCGGAAGATCAGTACGGCGATAATTGCGAAGTCTGTTCCGCAACATACAGCCCGACGGAATTGATTGCCCCTCGTTCCGTGGTATCCGGGGCGACGCCGATTATCAAAGAAAGCGAACATTTTTTCTTTGATTTACCGAGTTTTGAGGCGATGCTAAAACAATGGAATCGTTCCGGCGCATTGCAATCGGAAGTGGCGAACAAAATGCAAGAGTGGTTTGATGCCGGCTTGCAACAATGGGATATTTCCCGCGACGCACCGTATTTCGGTTTTAAAATTCCGGGTACGGAAAACAAATATTTCTACGTCTGGTTGGACGCGCCGATCGGTTATATGGCGTCCTTCAAAAACTTATGTAACCGCCAAAATATCGACTTTGATCGATTCTGGAACAAAGACAGTCAGGCGGAACTTTATCACTTCATCGGCAAAGATATCATGTATTTCCACAGTCTGTTTTGGCCGGCAATGTTGGAAGGGGCGGATTTACGCAAGCCGAGCAATATTTTCGTACACGGTTATGTGACGGTAAACGGTGAAAAAATGTCCAAATCCCGCGGTACCTTTATTCAGGCGGCAACCTATCTGAAACATTTGGATCCGGAGTGCCTGCGTTACTATTATGCGGCAAAACTCAGCAACCGTATTGATGATTTGGATTTGAATCTGGAAGATTTCGTACAACGGGTTAATACCGATTTAGTCAATAAACTGGTGAATTTAGCGTCGCGTAACGCCGGGTTTATTCAAAAGCGCTTTGCCGGTAAATTAGCGGATAAATTGGATGATGAAGCCTTATTCAACGAATTTATCGCACAATCGGCACAAATCGCCGCATATTATGAAAATCGAGAGTTCGGCAAAGCTGTGCGGGAAATTATGGCATTAACCGATAAAGCCAACAAATATGTAGACGAAAAAGCACCTTGGGTGATAGCCAAAGAACAAGGTCGCGAGACCGAATTGCAGCGGGTTTGTTCCATGGGCATTCAACTGTTCCGCGTATTAATGGGCTATTTGAAACCGGTCTTGCCTAAATTGGCGGAACGTTCGGAAGCCTTCTTACAGGCGGAATTAACTTGGGATAATTTAACGCAACCGTTATTAGATCACGAAATTGCGCCGTTTAAAGCATTGTTCAGCCGGGTCGATAGTAAACAAATCGAAGCGATGATTGAAGCGTCTAAAGCGGAAAACGCAGCGGTGAATTCATCTCCGAAGGCTGAAAAAACAGCGAAAAAAACGACCGCACTTGAAAGTGAATTCGAACCGCTGGAAGCGGAAATCAGCATTGACGATTTTGCCAAAATGGATTTACGGGTGGCAAAAGTGATCAGTTGCGAAGCGGTGCCGGAAAGTAAAAAATTGCTGAAATTCCAGTTGGATCTCGGTTTTGAAACCCGCCAGGTTTTATCAGGCATTAAAGCCGCTTACGGAAACCCTGAAGAGTTGATGGGACGTTTTGTAATCATGGTGGCAAATCTTGCACCCCGTAAAATGAAATTCGGTATGTCGGAAGGCATGATTTTGTCTGCCGGCAGCGGCGGCGAGGATTTATTCCTGTTGGATGTAGACGCTGGCGTCAAAGCGGGCAGCCGGGTAAAATAA
- a CDS encoding aminoimidazole riboside kinase, which translates to MANKIWVLGDAVVDLIPDGERHYLKCAGGAPANVAVGVARLGVPSAFIGRVGKDPLGEFMQQTLKAENVNTDFMYLDPDHRTSTVVVGLDNGERSFTFMVNPSADQFLTDSDLPPFQAGEWLHCCSIALINEPTRTATFAAMKNIKAAGGKVSFDPNLRESLWQSQAEMIDVVMQAVALADVLKFSEEELTLLTRTDSLEKSFEKLTALYPEKLIIVTMGKDGALFHLNGQREIVSGKALKPMDTTGAGDAFVGGLLAGLALRPDWQTNTEKLKTIIRQANACGALACTAKGAMSALPNQRQLAEFLTD; encoded by the coding sequence ATGGCTAACAAAATCTGGGTTCTTGGCGACGCGGTGGTGGATTTAATCCCTGACGGTGAGCGACATTATTTAAAATGCGCGGGCGGTGCGCCCGCCAATGTCGCCGTAGGTGTGGCTCGCTTAGGCGTGCCGAGTGCATTTATCGGCCGAGTGGGGAAAGATCCCCTTGGTGAATTCATGCAACAAACGCTGAAGGCAGAAAACGTAAATACGGATTTTATGTACCTCGATCCCGACCATCGCACCTCAACGGTCGTGGTCGGCTTGGATAACGGCGAACGCAGTTTTACCTTTATGGTGAATCCGAGTGCGGATCAGTTTTTAACGGATTCCGATTTGCCGCCGTTTCAAGCCGGTGAATGGCTGCATTGCTGTTCTATCGCGTTGATTAACGAACCGACCCGCACGGCAACTTTTGCCGCGATGAAAAATATCAAAGCGGCGGGCGGAAAAGTTTCCTTCGATCCGAATCTGCGCGAAAGCTTGTGGCAATCGCAGGCGGAAATGATCGATGTGGTCATGCAAGCCGTCGCGCTCGCCGATGTGCTGAAATTCTCCGAAGAAGAATTAACGCTGCTCACCCGCACCGACAGCCTTGAAAAATCTTTCGAAAAACTGACCGCACTTTATCCGGAAAAACTGATCATCGTGACAATGGGTAAAGACGGTGCCTTGTTCCATTTAAACGGTCAGCGTGAAATTGTGAGCGGAAAAGCCCTAAAACCGATGGATACCACCGGTGCCGGCGACGCCTTTGTGGGCGGCCTGCTGGCAGGACTGGCATTACGTCCGGACTGGCAAACAAATACGGAAAAACTTAAAACCATCATCCGCCAGGCCAACGCCTGCGGCGCATTAGCCTGTACGGCGAAAGGCGCCATGTCCGCCTTGCCGAATCAGCGGCAACTGGCCGAATTTTTGACGGATTAA
- a CDS encoding protein-methionine-sulfoxide reductase heme-binding subunit MsrQ: protein MLFFLRPLIHLLCLSPALWLSFVLYRDDASLGADPIKEIQHFLGFTAISILLAVFLLRSLIILWQQPSLAILHRPLGSWAIFYALLHLLSYLLLELGGDLPLFFHEISRRTYLILGLLSLLILCIVPISLIPFIHRILGKNWLTMHKLVYFSLIFAVIHYFLATKSIELMPVVYSILTAVLLITILYQKFRR from the coding sequence ATGCTATTTTTTCTACGACCGCTTATTCATCTGCTTTGTTTATCGCCCGCCTTATGGCTAAGTTTTGTGCTATACCGAGACGACGCAAGTTTGGGCGCCGATCCTATAAAAGAAATTCAACACTTCTTGGGATTTACGGCAATCAGTATTTTACTTGCCGTTTTTTTGTTACGTAGCCTGATTATATTGTGGCAACAACCTTCATTAGCTATACTGCACCGCCCTTTGGGATCATGGGCGATATTTTATGCGCTGTTACATCTGTTATCTTATTTGCTGCTTGAACTGGGAGGCGACCTACCGCTTTTCTTTCACGAAATCAGCCGACGGACTTATTTGATTTTAGGGCTGCTCAGTTTGCTGATTTTGTGTATCGTACCGATTAGTCTTATTCCCTTCATCCACCGCATCTTGGGAAAAAACTGGCTGACAATGCATAAACTGGTCTATTTTTCATTAATTTTTGCCGTTATTCATTATTTTCTCGCGACCAAAAGTATTGAATTAATGCCGGTTGTTTATTCGATATTGACAGCGGTACTGCTTATCACCATTCTTTATCAGAAATTTCGCCGCTAA
- the tyrS gene encoding tyrosine--tRNA ligase, with the protein MTDLNTVLAELKRGVDEILSEADLIEKLKENRPLKVKLGADPTAPDIHLGHTVVLNKLRQFQNFGHEVIFLIGDFTGMVGDPSGKNTTRPPLSREDVLRNAETYKQQIFKILDPQKTRIVFNSEWLGQLGTEGMIRLTSNYTVARMLERDDFKKRFTNQQPIAIHEFIYPLLQGYDSVALEADVELGGTDQKFNLLVGRELQKSAGKKPQVAITLPLLVGLDGEKKMSKSLGNYIGVTDAPNEMFGKVMSISDDLMWDWYNLLSFRPLSEINQLKADVQAGKNPRDVKILLAKELIARFHDQAAAEAAEQEFINRFQKGAMPDEMPEFTFEGEIGLATLLKEAGLVTSTSEAIRSAQQGGVKIDGEKVEDVRQNAQQGTFVYQVGKRKFARITVK; encoded by the coding sequence ATGACCGATTTGAATACCGTTCTCGCGGAACTAAAGCGCGGCGTTGATGAGATTTTGTCCGAAGCGGATTTAATTGAAAAATTAAAAGAAAACCGTCCGTTAAAAGTGAAACTCGGGGCCGACCCTACCGCACCGGATATTCATCTTGGTCACACCGTCGTATTAAACAAATTACGTCAGTTCCAGAACTTCGGTCACGAAGTGATTTTCCTTATCGGCGACTTCACCGGTATGGTAGGCGACCCGTCCGGTAAAAACACCACCCGCCCGCCGCTCAGTCGCGAAGACGTATTGCGCAATGCCGAAACCTATAAACAACAGATTTTCAAAATCTTAGACCCGCAAAAAACCCGAATTGTCTTCAACTCCGAATGGTTGGGTCAATTAGGCACGGAAGGGATGATTCGCTTGACATCCAACTATACCGTTGCCCGTATGCTGGAACGTGACGATTTCAAAAAACGCTTTACTAATCAGCAACCTATCGCTATCCACGAATTTATTTATCCGTTACTGCAAGGTTACGATTCCGTAGCTTTGGAGGCGGACGTCGAACTGGGCGGTACCGACCAAAAATTTAACTTACTTGTCGGACGCGAACTGCAAAAATCCGCCGGTAAAAAACCGCAGGTCGCCATCACATTACCGTTGCTGGTCGGCTTAGACGGCGAGAAAAAAATGTCTAAATCCTTAGGCAACTACATCGGTGTCACAGACGCGCCAAACGAGATGTTCGGTAAAGTCATGTCTATTTCCGACGATTTAATGTGGGATTGGTATAATCTGCTGTCCTTCCGCCCGTTAAGTGAAATCAACCAGTTAAAAGCGGATGTACAAGCCGGCAAAAATCCGCGCGATGTAAAAATCTTACTGGCGAAAGAATTAATCGCCCGATTCCATGATCAAGCGGCGGCAGAGGCGGCGGAACAGGAATTTATCAACCGTTTCCAAAAAGGCGCAATGCCGGACGAAATGCCGGAATTCACCTTTGAAGGCGAAATCGGTTTAGCCACCCTATTAAAAGAAGCCGGTCTTGTCACCTCCACCTCCGAAGCCATTCGTTCCGCGCAACAAGGCGGCGTGAAAATCGACGGTGAAAAAGTGGAAGACGTTCGTCAGAATGCACAGCAAGGCACCTTCGTTTATCAGGTCGGTAAACGAAAATTTGCCCGCATTACTGTAAAATAA
- a CDS encoding sigma-70 family RNA polymerase sigma factor gives MSKNMKNQRIYSEQIEEIRRQMMKFARLQLQNSAVAEDLVQEAFTDALKNIDSFQRKSALKTWIFAILKNKILDYFRYKERFVLAGDLAFDDDNSPNTFFDEKGHWKAEYYPNIPEVLEETENAVYSEEFWLILEVCLVHLPAKQARVFMMREFLELSTQEICNKVRITAEHFHVLMYRARLQLQRCLSVKLHDD, from the coding sequence ATGAGCAAAAACATGAAAAATCAGCGTATTTATAGCGAACAGATTGAAGAAATCCGCCGGCAAATGATGAAATTCGCTCGGTTACAGCTGCAAAATTCGGCGGTAGCGGAAGATTTAGTACAGGAAGCCTTTACCGACGCATTAAAAAATATCGATAGTTTTCAACGAAAGTCGGCGTTAAAAACCTGGATTTTTGCGATCTTAAAAAACAAAATTCTGGATTATTTTCGTTATAAGGAAAGATTTGTTTTAGCCGGTGATCTTGCATTTGATGATGATAATTCGCCGAATACTTTTTTTGACGAAAAAGGGCATTGGAAGGCGGAATATTATCCGAATATACCCGAAGTATTGGAGGAAACGGAAAATGCCGTATATTCCGAGGAATTTTGGCTGATTTTGGAAGTTTGTTTGGTTCATTTACCGGCAAAACAGGCGAGGGTGTTTATGATGCGGGAATTTCTCGAACTCAGTACGCAGGAAATTTGTAATAAAGTACGGATTACGGCGGAACATTTCCATGTATTGATGTATCGGGCACGTTTGCAGTTGCAGCGTTGCCTATCGGTAAAACTGCATGATGACTGA
- the msrP gene encoding protein-methionine-sulfoxide reductase catalytic subunit MsrP, which yields MNKFTKTDVTPEKLFIQRRKIIQGMSVLSAAAAFPNLAAAKKTEEKRTALSFKADNKPDLILTPENKVIGYNNYYEFGVDKASPAKFASTLKTEPWTIEVSGEVENPMIFTLAQLLAFPLEERIYRLRCVEAWSMIVPWIGFELSRLLEKAKPTGKAKYVAFETLYDPANMPGQKNTLFGGGLDYPYKEGLTLAEAMNPLTILSVGLYGKTLTPQNGAPIRLVVPWKYGFKSIKSIVKIRLTERQPVTTWNQLTPHEYGFYANVNPEVDHPRWSQASERIIGSGGLFTVKRQPTLPFNGYEKEVAHLYKGLDLKVNF from the coding sequence ATGAACAAATTTACCAAAACGGATGTCACTCCGGAAAAACTGTTTATACAAAGACGGAAAATTATTCAGGGTATGAGCGTTCTAAGTGCCGCTGCTGCTTTTCCGAATTTGGCGGCAGCGAAAAAAACGGAAGAAAAACGCACCGCACTTTCCTTTAAAGCGGATAACAAACCGGATTTAATTCTGACACCGGAAAACAAAGTTATCGGCTATAATAACTATTATGAATTCGGAGTGGATAAAGCATCGCCGGCAAAATTCGCTTCAACGCTGAAAACGGAACCTTGGACGATCGAAGTCAGCGGTGAAGTGGAAAATCCCATGATATTTACGCTCGCGCAATTACTCGCATTTCCTTTAGAAGAACGTATCTACCGTTTGCGCTGCGTGGAAGCCTGGTCGATGATTGTGCCGTGGATTGGCTTTGAATTAAGCCGATTATTGGAAAAAGCCAAACCGACGGGCAAAGCCAAATATGTGGCGTTCGAAACCCTGTACGATCCTGCCAATATGCCCGGACAAAAAAACACGCTATTCGGCGGCGGTTTGGATTACCCTTATAAAGAAGGGTTGACCCTTGCCGAAGCAATGAATCCGTTAACCATTTTATCGGTAGGTTTATACGGTAAAACCTTAACACCGCAAAACGGCGCTCCGATTCGTCTTGTCGTACCGTGGAAATATGGCTTTAAAAGTATCAAATCCATTGTCAAAATCCGCTTAACCGAACGACAACCGGTTACCACGTGGAATCAGCTTACCCCGCACGAATACGGATTCTATGCCAATGTTAACCCTGAAGTAGATCATCCTCGTTGGTCGCAAGCAAGTGAGCGGATTATCGGTTCCGGCGGTTTATTTACCGTTAAGCGTCAGCCGACATTACCTTTTAACGGTTACGAAAAGGAAGTGGCTCATTTATATAAGGGATTGGATTTAAAGGTGAATTTTTAA
- a CDS encoding glycoside hydrolase family 32 protein, giving the protein MIIFNNGKYKSLHAAQAGELESIKNTVENDRNFRPVYHLAAPTGLLNDPNGLIWDGEKYHVFYQWFPFGALHGMKHWKHYTTTDFIHYRQAQDLIPDELFESHGCYSGGALLAGDKIACFYTGNTRRPSDNQRVPFQNLALFDKAGNLLGKRPLLKNSPAGYTEHFRDPKPFFASDGKIRFICGAQRENMSGTALLFEMENLEDKPQLLGELQLPAFNNQNVFMWECPDLLKIDNRDLFIWSPQGKIRESYRFQNNYHAAYALGRLDGLTFQAERIAELDQGFDFYAPQTFANTAARTILLAWIGLPDLTYPTDKYKWHSMITLPRELRVENNRLYQQPVREIYQNLTALESVSLTGKAEIHNLDRAYLKFNAENQPFRLNFFTNAKQQNLTLSYDGNLLCLDRSQTEQTDEMKKFGAQRYCEIENLQQVEIFFDRSVCEIFLNRGEKTMTSRFFMENRQNVVEIDRTLHIAIGYPRIIDVK; this is encoded by the coding sequence ATGATAATTTTCAATAACGGCAAATACAAATCCTTACATGCGGCGCAAGCCGGTGAACTGGAAAGCATAAAAAATACGGTGGAAAACGACCGGAATTTTCGCCCTGTTTATCACCTTGCCGCCCCGACCGGCTTATTAAACGATCCCAACGGTTTAATCTGGGACGGCGAAAAATATCATGTATTTTACCAATGGTTTCCTTTCGGTGCCTTACACGGCATGAAGCATTGGAAGCATTACACCACGACGGATTTTATTCATTACCGCCAAGCACAGGATCTTATTCCCGACGAATTGTTCGAAAGCCACGGTTGTTATTCCGGCGGCGCACTGTTGGCCGGTGATAAAATCGCCTGTTTTTATACCGGCAACACGCGTCGCCCAAGCGATAATCAACGTGTGCCGTTTCAGAATTTAGCCCTTTTCGACAAAGCGGGAAATTTACTCGGGAAACGTCCTTTACTGAAAAATTCGCCCGCAGGTTACACCGAACATTTTCGCGATCCGAAACCGTTTTTTGCATCTGATGGAAAAATTCGCTTTATTTGCGGCGCACAACGGGAAAATATGAGCGGCACCGCCCTGCTGTTTGAAATGGAGAATCTTGAGGACAAGCCGCAATTATTGGGTGAACTGCAACTGCCCGCCTTCAATAATCAAAATGTATTTATGTGGGAATGTCCCGATTTATTGAAAATCGACAATCGCGATCTGTTTATTTGGTCGCCGCAAGGCAAAATCCGCGAATCCTATCGGTTTCAGAATAATTACCATGCTGCCTATGCTTTGGGGCGACTGGACGGTTTAACTTTCCAAGCCGAACGGATTGCGGAATTGGATCAAGGTTTTGACTTTTATGCGCCGCAAACCTTTGCCAATACGGCGGCTCGTACAATCTTACTGGCGTGGATCGGCTTGCCGGATTTAACTTATCCGACGGATAAATACAAATGGCATTCCATGATTACTTTGCCGCGGGAACTTCGGGTAGAAAATAACCGCTTATATCAACAACCGGTACGGGAAATTTATCAAAATCTGACCGCACTTGAATCTGTCAGCCTGACGGGCAAAGCGGAAATTCACAATCTGGATCGCGCATATCTGAAATTTAATGCGGAAAATCAGCCGTTTCGTCTGAATTTCTTCACTAACGCTAAACAGCAAAACCTCACTCTGTCTTACGACGGCAACCTGCTTTGTCTTGACCGTTCGCAAACGGAGCAGACGGATGAAATGAAAAAATTCGGCGCACAACGTTATTGCGAAATCGAAAATCTTCAGCAAGTCGAGATTTTTTTCGACCGTTCCGTATGCGAAATATTTCTGAATCGGGGCGAAAAGACGATGACTTCGCGCTTCTTTATGGAAAATCGGCAAAACGTCGTCGAAATCGACCGCACTTTGCACATCGCAATCGGTTACCCACGCATAATTGACGTGAAATAA
- a CDS encoding anti-sigma factor family protein, with protein MMKLNCLSTTKAISDARERKLSLPERAGMLAHLLYCPYCRTFKMQCENMSRLMRTFKTMEKTSEK; from the coding sequence ATGATGAAGTTAAATTGTTTATCCACCACTAAAGCCATTTCCGATGCCAGAGAGCGTAAACTGAGCTTGCCGGAAAGGGCGGGAATGCTTGCGCATTTGCTTTATTGTCCGTATTGTCGGACATTTAAAATGCAATGTGAAAATATGAGCCGTTTGATGCGGACATTTAAGACAATGGAAAAAACGAGTGAAAAATAG
- the apbC gene encoding iron-sulfur cluster carrier protein ApbC has product MTIQFSPTFSAEQQTKLVEIIKNFKHPSLQQDLIVLSAVKKIEKGGDTLRIELQMPFAWNSAFEQCKTELSDALLAVAGAKEIKWLLTYQIATLKRANNHPAVKGVKNIIAVTSGKGGVGKSTTTVNLALALQAQGAKVGILDADIYGPSIPHMLGATDQRPTSPDNQHINPIVVQGLQTNSIGYLMEADNATIWRGPMASSALSQLLNETLWSELDYLVIDMPPGTGDIQLTLSQQIPVTGAVVVTTPQDIALLDAVKGIAMFQKVSVPVLGIVENMSIHICSNCGHHEPIFGTGGAEKIAQKYGSKVLGQLPLHICLREDLDKGVPTVVSGSNEEIRQAYLQLAQKVASELYWQGSVIPDEIMFKEVK; this is encoded by the coding sequence ATGACCATTCAATTTTCGCCGACTTTTTCGGCTGAACAACAAACAAAACTTGTCGAGATCATTAAAAATTTCAAACATCCCAGTTTACAGCAGGATTTAATCGTACTAAGTGCGGTCAAAAAAATCGAAAAAGGCGGCGATACGCTGCGTATCGAATTACAGATGCCTTTCGCCTGGAATTCCGCTTTCGAACAATGTAAAACCGAATTATCGGACGCGTTACTCGCCGTCGCTGGCGCAAAAGAAATCAAATGGCTGCTAACTTATCAAATCGCGACCCTGAAACGTGCCAATAATCACCCTGCGGTGAAAGGCGTTAAAAATATTATTGCCGTCACCTCCGGCAAAGGCGGCGTAGGGAAATCCACTACCACAGTAAATCTGGCATTGGCTTTACAGGCGCAAGGTGCAAAAGTAGGCATTTTAGATGCGGATATTTACGGACCTTCTATTCCGCACATGCTGGGTGCGACGGATCAACGTCCGACTTCACCGGATAATCAGCATATCAATCCAATCGTCGTACAGGGATTACAAACCAATTCTATCGGCTATTTAATGGAAGCGGATAACGCGACCATTTGGCGCGGACCGATGGCAAGCAGTGCACTCAGCCAGTTATTAAACGAAACCTTATGGAGCGAACTGGATTATTTGGTTATCGATATGCCGCCGGGCACGGGCGATATTCAGTTAACGCTTTCCCAACAAATTCCGGTGACCGGCGCCGTGGTAGTCACTACGCCGCAGGACATCGCCTTGCTGGATGCGGTAAAAGGCATCGCTATGTTCCAAAAAGTATCCGTGCCGGTTTTAGGTATTGTGGAAAACATGTCGATACACATTTGTTCTAACTGCGGACATCATGAACCGATTTTCGGAACCGGCGGCGCAGAAAAAATTGCACAAAAATACGGTTCGAAAGTATTGGGACAATTACCGTTGCATATTTGTCTGCGTGAAGATTTGGACAAAGGCGTCCCAACCGTAGTTTCCGGTTCCAATGAAGAAATCCGTCAGGCTTATTTGCAGTTAGCACAAAAAGTGGCAAGCGAGCTTTACTGGCAGGGTTCTGTCATTCCGGATGAAATTATGTTTAAAGAAGTGAAATAA